A stretch of the Gammaproteobacteria bacterium genome encodes the following:
- a CDS encoding putative sulfate/molybdate transporter, which translates to AGAYYRTPFPVQPMKAIGAIVATQAAHISAITPAAIYAAGLTTGAIWLLLGLTGAASRIARLVARPIVVGIILGLGMGFMLEGVKMMADNWLIAAIGFTGTLLLLTNRRIPAMLLLLLFGVACGAVLNPDLLPTLTATPVGFRMPNITLLHIGWSDLLTGAVLLALPQLPLTLGNAVIAIREENNRLFPDRPVTEKGVAVSTGILNLFGASVGGVPMCHGAGGMAGHVAFGARTGGAPMILGAILLLVALFLSGSVEVMLKLFPQAILGVILFITGAQLALGSCDFSKDKGERFVTLVTAAWAIWNVGIAFVVGIALWQILKRGWLRL; encoded by the coding sequence CGGCCGGCGCCTACTACCGCACGCCGTTCCCGGTCCAGCCCATGAAGGCGATCGGCGCCATCGTGGCCACCCAGGCCGCGCATATATCCGCCATCACCCCCGCCGCCATTTACGCCGCCGGACTGACGACCGGCGCAATCTGGCTGTTGCTGGGCCTGACCGGCGCGGCAAGCCGGATCGCAAGGCTGGTGGCCCGACCGATTGTGGTCGGCATCATCCTGGGGCTGGGCATGGGCTTCATGCTCGAGGGCGTGAAAATGATGGCGGATAACTGGCTCATCGCGGCCATCGGCTTTACGGGCACCCTTTTGCTGCTTACCAATCGCCGCATTCCCGCCATGCTGCTGCTGTTGCTGTTCGGGGTGGCCTGCGGGGCAGTCCTGAACCCCGACCTGCTGCCCACCCTGACTGCCACCCCGGTGGGCTTTCGCATGCCGAACATCACCTTGCTTCACATTGGCTGGTCCGACCTGCTGACCGGCGCCGTCCTGCTCGCCCTGCCACAATTGCCGTTGACGCTGGGCAATGCCGTCATCGCAATCCGGGAGGAAAACAACCGCCTGTTCCCGGATCGTCCGGTTACCGAGAAAGGTGTGGCCGTCTCGACGGGAATTCTCAACCTATTCGGCGCATCGGTCGGCGGCGTTCCCATGTGCCACGGCGCAGGCGGCATGGCGGGCCACGTCGCCTTCGGCGCGCGCACCGGCGGGGCGCCGATGATTCTGGGCGCCATCCTGTTGCTGGTCGCGCTGTTCCTGAGCGGGTCGGTCGAGGTGATGCTCAAACTGTTTCCGCAGGCGATACTCGGCGTGATTCTGTTCATCACCGGGGCCCAGCTGGCGCTCGGCTCCTGCGATTTCAGCAAGGACAAAGGCGAGCGCTTCGTCACCCTGGTCACGGCCGCCTGGGCGATCTGGAACGTCGGTATCGCGTTTGTGGTGGGCATCGCCTTATGGCAGATTCTCAAGCGTGGATGGCTGCGTCTCTAA